The following is a genomic window from Xiphophorus couchianus chromosome 5, X_couchianus-1.0, whole genome shotgun sequence.
cacacacacatcgTTCTTTAAAAAGCCTCAATCGGAAGCATTTAATctcttaataaaatgtttctttgtctttggtTAGATTCAAAGACACTAAATGAGGCTGAAAGAGAGAATCTGttccaaaaactggatgaagcACAAAGCTACGTAGGCTGGGCTTTGCAGATTCTTTCGCCCAACATGATCTCCACCAGCATGTTGCAAAGGTAGGGCACATTGAGCTCATATATGTGCCAGCCTGAGATGGTAATTGCACACAcaataacattgtttttaattttggtttaagGACAAAATACAACCTGAATGCCCTGTCACATGATACAGCCATTTGTCTGATTCAGTATGCCTTGGACAGTGGAGTACAGCTTAAAGAGGTTTGTAAACATTACACCAAAACAGTTTAATTTCTTCAATGTAGTTCTGAATATCCGCAGAGCACCTGCAGCTTGATGCTTCATTATGTGCCATTTTCCATTctctatttttccctttttactCCATATCACCTCCTCTCTGTGCTGTCCTGTATCGCCGATGCTTCTCAGGTGTACGTGGACACAGTCGGACCAGCAGAGAAGTATGAGAAGAAGCTGTCCCAGCTTTTCCCTGGTATCCAGGTGACTGTGAGGCCTAAAGCCGACTCCCTCTTTCCTGTTGTCAGCGCGGCCAGCATCTGTGCAAAGGTCAGTCAGCCAATATGCAttgctgtcctttttttttctcttgttgatCATGTCTCGTCCTATTTCTAGCATTTGTTTGACCTGATTTATACTTCCTTGGAAATCTAAATCTCTTCTGgatagaaatgttattttatatttgtataataCAAGTGTTGTCTAAATGATAAAACCTTTCCTGATCAATTTTAAGACATGTAATTTCCTTTGCTGCTTCATCATaaggatgtttttattgttgcctCACATTGACCTCCTTTTAAAGGTTTAGCTTTCGctattttcctgttttccttcttgTCCGGCagctggtttttttttgttgctgctggcattcttctgtttttatgtctgtaCATGAAGATACTCCATGTTCACCAGCATCAACGTTCTTGTTGTGTGgtaagaaacaggaaaaactgcACTACTAATGACATACGGCAGGTTTCTGTCACCCATTCCAGTCATGTAGCAAAGACCTGGTGGtgcaaatttgaataaaattccCTGACTAATGAATCcacaagtttcactttctgaaatgagtgacaaCAGTTATTGGTCTCTCTACGGTTATGAGCTGtacttttataattatgttttcttgctttattttcacAGTGAAAGTTCTGGTTGTGGTTTTCAGGTTGCCAGAGATCACGTTGTGAAAGGCTGGAACTTTGCAGAAGACCTGGGGGAGATAGATACAGATTATGGCTCAGGGTATCCCAATGGTAACAACATTCGACATGTCAAAGTgcaacatattttcatattctCGGTGTGCTGCATAGATTTAGAGATTTGTCTCTAAACGAAGGCCAAAGTGGGGAAATGATatcaaaactttctgttttctgttgctaGACCCCAAAACTAAAGAATGGCTGCTGAAGTACCTGGACCCTGTGTTTGGTTATCCTCAGTTTGTCAGATTCAGCTGGAGCACAGCTCAGACTCTCATGGACAGCAAGGCAGCGCCTGTACACTGGTGAGGAGCCCGAGGACTTTTTCCAGGCATAAAGAAAATTGTtggaagataaaaataaaacttagtGGAAACCTTTCACACTTTAGGTCTGTGAAAATCCTTTGACATCAGGAGACAAGCTCTAACCACTTTATCAAAAACCTCTTTAATCTGTGTACTTAGggatgatgatgaagaggatggGGAGAAGGCGGCTCAGCAGCAGAACAACCGTTCCATGTTGTCTTACTTTAGCGCATCAGCAGAAGGCGACAGAGCTCAGCCGACACACCGTTTCTTCTCGGAGAGGAGGCTGAAGAGTTTAAAGTCACTCTGAAAGGGCATCAGAACATGTGACTCATCCTGGACATTAGAGGCTCATTTGGAGAATATTCtccagcagcacaaacaacTAAGATGTTCAGAGTGTGAAAAATCATCATTGGCTGATATATTCGTGATCTAAACTGCAATCtttgatattattttaataaataaaataatgtgttaaACATGGTTTCTCCAGATTCTTGTTCAAAAAAGTTCTCTGAGCGCCTGGTCACagtatattttatgtaaagacTCAGGTTTGGAGCGCTGTAGTGGTTAAGTTTCAAACAAAGCACTTTATACACCAACAAAAGATAAAAGGACCGTAATTCTATAGCTCTTTTTTTAGCCAGTCAGGTTACTCAAAGTGTTTTGCATCACAATCTCATCTGTGCTCCCATTTACCCATCCACacatattcattcattcattcagtatGTTTAGTGTGTGCTCAGGAATCTATCATGATTGTAGAGGTCAAATATTATGCATAAGATATAGAATTCGATATTGAGTATCTTTAACTGTACGTATGGTAAAGTAGGGCCCCCAAATATCCAGGTTCACCCATCCAT
Proteins encoded in this region:
- the rnaseh2a gene encoding ribonuclease H2 subunit A; this encodes MDLKQFEADNSGSCRLASRIPDVCRTEDCCLGVDEAGRGPVLGPMVYGICFCPVSKKEELKDLKVADSKTLNEAERENLFQKLDEAQSYVGWALQILSPNMISTSMLQRTKYNLNALSHDTAICLIQYALDSGVQLKEVYVDTVGPAEKYEKKLSQLFPGIQVTVRPKADSLFPVVSAASICAKVARDHVVKGWNFAEDLGEIDTDYGSGYPNDPKTKEWLLKYLDPVFGYPQFVRFSWSTAQTLMDSKAAPVHWDDDEEDGEKAAQQQNNRSMLSYFSASAEGDRAQPTHRFFSERRLKSLKSL